Within Deltaproteobacteria bacterium, the genomic segment CTGTCCCTGGTGGCGGGCGGTTTCGGGCTTTCTATCAAACCGAGCTCGTAGAGTGTATTGAGAATGTGCTTGTCCAGAATACCGTAGCCTGAAAAGCCGATATTCCTCAGGAAATGACTCGCTTCCTTGTACCCTATTCCCTTTATATCCCTGTTCCCGGCGAAAAAATCCCTTCTTGCGTGCGGGTCTTCGATGGAGGCGGTCAATTCTTTTAATTTGAAGCCGTGCTCTCTTTTCAGATAGTCCCTTGTGTGAATTATGTAGGCCGGTCTATAGTTGGGGAACCTGTGGATACCTTTCAGTCTACTTTTGAGCTCCCCGAGACTTCCGTCCAGAAGGATATCCCTTATTGCTTCGACTGACTTGAGACCCATCCTGGCGCTTGCCCCTGC encodes:
- a CDS encoding N-glycosylase (Responsible for removing an oxidatively damaged form of guanine (7,8-dihydro-8-oxoguanine = 7-oxoG) from DNA. Also nicks DNA at apurinic/apyrimidinic sites); amino-acid sequence: MTKDCYERLRVSYYEKKELIRTRLNDFRTIYGEADDLKIFEELAFCICTAGASARMGLKSVEAIRDILLDGSLGELKSRLKGIHRFPNYRPAYIIHTRDYLKREHGFKLKELTASIEDPHARRDFFAGNRDIKGIGYKEASHFLRNIGFSGYGILDKHILNTLYELGLIESPKPPATRDRYIAIEYCLKQFADDIGIPMDELDLVLWSEKTGEILK